The proteins below come from a single Eucalyptus grandis isolate ANBG69807.140 chromosome 3, ASM1654582v1, whole genome shotgun sequence genomic window:
- the LOC104437985 gene encoding solute carrier family 25 member 44, with the protein MSLRATEEGSAPKIQIPADVDWHMLDKSRFFFLGAGLFSGVSAALYPVVVLKTRQQVSHAQVSCFKMSFSIMRHEGLRGFYRGFGTSLLGTIPARALYMAALEVTKSSVGSATVKLGLSDTSALAVANAAAGVSSAMAAQLVWTPVDVVSQRLMVQGQKNGFTSKGSLIGQGGFGSCRYKNGLDAFKKILCADGLRGLYRGFGISILTYAPSNAVWWASYSVANRLIRGGSVGKSGERSRKDCSSYGLSFGAESRSMPTVAVQGLSAAMASGVSAIITMPLDTIKTRLQVLDVEENGRRRALTTMQAVRSLVREGGFSACYRGLGPRWASMALSATTMITTYEFLKRLSAKNQECFGS; encoded by the coding sequence ATGAGCTTGAGAGCAACAGAGGAAGGTTCAGCTCCAAAGATTCAAATCCCAGCAGATGTGGATTGGCATATGCTTGACAAATcaagattcttcttccttggagcAGGTCTCTTCTCAGGTGTGTCGGCTGCTCTCTACCCAGTTGTGGTGCTCAAGACGAGGCAACAAGTCTCACACGCGCAGGTCTCTTGCTTCAAGATGTCGTTCTCCATCATGAGGCATGAAGGCCTGAGAGGATTTTACAGAGGGTTTGGGACGTCCCTGCTGGGCACAATCCCAGCGAGAGCCCTCTACATGGCTGCCCTTGAGGTCACCAAAAGCAGTGTTGGTTCAGCCACTGTGAAGCTAGGGCTCTCAGACACCAGTGCCTTGGCCGTTGCCAATGCTGCGGCAGGGGTAAGCTCAGCCATGGCTGCTCAGCTCGTGTGGACCCCAGTCGATGTGGTGAGCCAGAGATTAATGGTCCAAGGCCAAAAAAATGGCTTCACTAGCAAAGGGAGCTTAATTGGTCAAGGGGGTTTTGGTTCTTGTAGGTACAAAAATGGTCTTGATGCATTCAAGAAAATACTATGTGCTGATGGTCTGAGAGGCCTATACAGAGGATTTGGGATTTCAATTTTGACATATGCACCTTCAAATGCAGTTTGGTGGGCTTCTTATTCTGTGGCCAATAGGCTCATTAGAGGTGGTTCTGTGGGCAAAAGTGGTGAAAGAAGCCGAAAAGACTGCTCTTCTTATGGCCTTTCTTTTGGGGCTGAGTCAAGGTCAATGCCGACGGTGGCCGTGCAGGGTCTGAGTGCAGCAATGGCAAGTGGGGTTTCAGCAATAATCACCATGCCGTTGGACACAATCAAGACGAGATTGCAAGTGTTGGATGTAGAAGAAAATGGCAGAAGAAGAGCACTCACTACTATGCAGGCTGTGAGGAGTTTGGTAAGGGAAGGTGGGTTTAGTGCTTGTTACAGAGGGTTGGGACCAAGATGGGCTTCGATGGCCCTGTCTGCAACAACCATGATCACCACCTACGAGTTCCTGAAGAGATTATCTGCTAAAAACCAAGAATGCTTCGGTTCTTGA